In Rhodothermales bacterium, the DNA window GTCGGAGACGGTGGCGGCGAAGCTATCGACGAGGTGGGGTAAAATCATGATCGCGCCGGCCACGAGGGACGCCAGACAAAGCCCGTTGATCAGCGCCGCGGTCGACTCCTTCCCCAGCCGGCGAATGACGTCGCTCGTCCACACGTCCCCCGAGGCGAGGCCCTGCACGATGATGGCGGAGCTTTGTATCCCCACGTTGCCGGCCGTCGACATCATAATCGGTAAAAACGAGGCCAGCACCACGGCGGCCTCCAGCGCGTGCTCGAAGCTGCCGATCACCATCCCCGAGAAGCCGGCGCCGAGCAGGCCGGCCATCAGCCAGGGCAGCCGGCCGCGCGAAATCCGCAAAACGGAGTCGGTCCGTTCGAGGCCGCCCGTCACGCCGCTCATCAGCTGGATGTCTTCCTCGGCCTCCTCGCGGATGACGTCGACCACGTCGTCGATCGTGATGCGCCCGATCAGGCGGCCCTCGGCGTCGACGACGGGGAGCACCACGAGGTCGTACCGTTCCATGATGCGGGCGACTTCCTCCTGGTCGAGTTCGGTGGTCACCGCCTCGAAGTCGGTCTTCATCAGCGCGTCGATCCGCGCGTTCGCGGGCGAGAGCAGGAGCTGCTTGAGCGACACGACGCCTTCGAGGTGGCCCTCCTCATCGACGACGTACACCGCGTAGATCGGCTCGATGTGTTCGGCGAGCCGGCGCACCTCTTCGGTCACCTGCGCCACGGTCCACGAATGCAGCGCCGGCACGTACTCGCGCTGCATGATGCCGCCGGCGGACTCCTCGTCGTACGCCAGCAGTTCACGAACGTGGTGCGCATCCTCCAGCCCGTGGAGCACCTGCTCGGCCATCTCGTCGGGCAGGTCGGCGAGGATGTCCGTCGCATCGTCGGTGTCGAGGTTATCGAGCAGCTCCGAGATGCGGCCGGGGCGCGATTCCTCGAGCAGGCCGGTCCGGATGTCGCTGTCGAGTTCGGCCAGGACGTCGCCGCCCACTTCGACGGGCAGGTGGTCGAACAGGAGCTGGGCGTCTTCCTCGGCGAGGTGCGAGATGAGGTTGGCCAGATCGGCGGGGTGGAGGTCCGCGATCAGGTTATTCAGCATGCCACGGTCGTCCGCCCGCAGCAGCGCGGAGATGTCGTCGACGAGTTCGTCGTCGACTTCCAGCGAGCTACCCTTTCGGTCTCG includes these proteins:
- the mgtE gene encoding magnesium transporter, whose protein sequence is MANPVMDDNRDRKGSSLEVDDELVDDISALLRADDRGMLNNLIADLHPADLANLISHLAEEDAQLLFDHLPVEVGGDVLAELDSDIRTGLLEESRPGRISELLDNLDTDDATDILADLPDEMAEQVLHGLEDAHHVRELLAYDEESAGGIMQREYVPALHSWTVAQVTEEVRRLAEHIEPIYAVYVVDEEGHLEGVVSLKQLLLSPANARIDALMKTDFEAVTTELDQEEVARIMERYDLVVLPVVDAEGRLIGRITIDDVVDVIREEAEEDIQLMSGVTGGLERTDSVLRISRGRLPWLMAGLLGAGFSGMVIGSFEHALEAAVVLASFLPIMMSTAGNVGIQSSAIIVQGLASGDVWTSDVIRRLGKESTAALINGLCLASLVAGAIMILPHLVDSFAATVSDPVHLAMTTGLSLICIVMFATMIGTFVPLLLDKFGIDPALAAGPFITTLNDILGLTVYFLIATLIYL